One part of the Lotus japonicus ecotype B-129 chromosome 2, LjGifu_v1.2 genome encodes these proteins:
- the LOC130736771 gene encoding protein MAIN-LIKE 1-like has protein sequence MKNRKRSRASEDAGPTEDRHRRLHASSRRGDHAATSHAVEASAPAPVDSMQSPMVEASAPAPVEPTDPVPTPPSPMVEVPRHESPGEESSGESSSGDESSGDESSDEESSGEEGSYDEDSIPPPDVDADVVPEAQGGEEDLIQRLPPFPGGPVDLSLLTHYADHKAPWTWHALLRTDERYVDRRHLRVATAGGKVWNLACDGDSDSHRRVRELIEQTGLHQLPWCSYSETDAGLILALVERWHEETSSFHMPFGEMTITLDDVSALLHLPMGSRFYTPGRGERDECAALCAELMGGSVARYHAEFDKNRSQTIRFGVLQTLYDAALEEHRYEDAARIWLVNQLGATLFASKSGGYHTTVYWIGMLQDLGRVSEYAWGTLIMKNNLYNYTVNNERQDK, from the exons atgaagaacagaaagaggtctcgagCTAGTGAGGATGCGGGGCCTACagaggatagacaccggcgattacatgcttctagccggcgcggcgatcatgctgcGACCTCTCACGCGgttgaggcttcagctccagctccagttgattctatgcagtcgcccatggtagaggcttcagctccagctccagttgaGCCTACTGATCCAGTTCctactccgccgtctcccatggtTGAGGTACCTCGCCATGAGTCACcaggcgaggagtcatcaggcgagtcgTCATCCGGCGATGAGTCATCCGGCGATGAGTCATCCGACGAGGAGTCATCCGGCGAGGAGGGGTCATatgacgaggatagtattcctcctcctgatgttgatgctgatgtcgtgccagaggcacagggtggcgaggaggacctgatccagaggttgccgccgtttccgggggggcctgttgatctgtcgcttctcacgcattatgctgatcacaaggctccctggacgtggcatgcactcctacgcacagacgagcggtatgtggaccgtcgacacttgagggtggccacagctggggggaaggtttggaaccttgcttgtgatggtgattcagacagtcacaggagggttcgagagttgattgagcagacgggtcttcatcagctaccctggTGCAGCTACTCGGAGACAGATGCAGGCCtcattttggcccttgtggagcgatggcatgaggagactagtagcttccacatgccgtttggggagatgaccatcaccctggacgacgtgtcggctcttctccatctcccaatggggtcgaggttctatacgcctgggaggggggagagggacgagtgtgcagcgctatgtgctgagttgatgggaggatctgttgctcgttatcatgctgagtttgataagaacaggagccagactattcgctttggggtcttgcagacccTGTATGATGCTGCGTTGGagg agcaccgatatgaggacgctgcacggatttggctggtgaaccagctaggcgcgacgctctttgctagcaagagcggtGGATACCACACGACCGTCTACTGGATAGGTATGTTGCAGGATCTCGGTCGAGTGtccgagtacgcgtggggc actcttataatgaaaaataacCTGTATAACTACACCGTGAATAATGAAAGGCAAGATAAGTAA